A window of Zavarzinella sp. contains these coding sequences:
- a CDS encoding carotenoid biosynthesis protein, whose amino-acid sequence MIFPTEPILAVSVILSLPVLFALWTYRKDPSKLGLRIAVHAGTLLAATVTHLLLAKTWQVSAVLWSALILFVGGWLIEFVGERTGFPFGRYRYGTYLYPRLFGVPLAVPVGYMVVLPTVWGVADQLTRGSRGFDFICFAALAATLWDLILDPLFVHWKAWSWEKAGGYFGIPWSNFFGWFIVTATMSLIVNPGPLNTNPLIRVFTSSCIIGIATLLLHLPSQRPGIVATLTVGVLLVLMAR is encoded by the coding sequence GTGATTTTCCCCACGGAACCCATACTGGCAGTCAGTGTCATCCTTTCCCTGCCAGTTCTGTTCGCACTCTGGACATACCGGAAAGACCCCAGCAAGCTGGGACTGCGAATTGCTGTTCATGCAGGCACGTTACTTGCGGCTACCGTAACGCACCTGTTACTTGCCAAGACATGGCAGGTTTCAGCTGTATTATGGTCTGCACTTATCTTGTTTGTTGGTGGTTGGCTGATTGAGTTTGTGGGAGAGAGAACAGGCTTTCCTTTTGGTAGATATCGATATGGGACTTATTTGTATCCAAGGTTATTCGGTGTGCCACTTGCGGTGCCAGTTGGTTATATGGTAGTCCTGCCAACAGTGTGGGGTGTAGCGGACCAGCTCACGCGAGGAAGCAGAGGGTTCGATTTTATCTGTTTCGCGGCACTCGCTGCCACGCTCTGGGATCTCATCCTTGATCCGTTGTTCGTGCACTGGAAAGCATGGTCATGGGAAAAGGCAGGTGGCTATTTCGGTATCCCTTGGTCAAACTTTTTCGGATGGTTTATCGTTACAGCCACAATGTCGTTGATAGTGAACCCGGGTCCGCTGAATACCAATCCACTGATCAGAGTATTCACGAGTTCCTGCATTATCGGGATAGCGACATTGTTACTCCACTTGCCCTCTCAACGACCAGGAATTGTTGCTACCTTGACCGTGGGAGTCCTGTTGGTGTTGATGGCTAGATGA
- a CDS encoding PSD1 and planctomycete cytochrome C domain-containing protein: MRFGLLSCLLFPITLFSQVVPKEPTAEQLEFFEKSIRPVLFEQCFSCHGDKKQSGSVRLDNAKSFYHGIDGIPIIDLKNPRNSLLLKALQHNDLVKMPPKKKLPDAVIANFTQWIDAGAPFPATRVAKDPNDAHWAFQPIKSTAPPVVKGTVRNEIDQFVLQKLTATGHTLNPQADPRTLVRRVYRDLTGLYPTAEQLTEALTNFNDAKYEQIVKDLLASPRYGEQQARHWMDLARYADTKGYVFQEDRNYPYAYTYREWLINAFNADLPYSDLVILQLAADQVVKPGDSPAPLAAMGFLTVGRRFLNNTHDIIDDRLDTTFRTFQGLTVSCARCHDHKFDPIPIKDYYSLYGVFASSTEPKDLPLLMKPEQMPGYKEFQQELTNRQQVANDYFTTLTTKYLAEWRDANNLANYLQGAYKARKLPTAAVGLIANEKKLNIRMFEAWVTFLKPRLKTEDPIFGVLAAIWSINDTEFAKEAPSAIQKVLAGKTIHPTVRGAFENRKIATSDDVTKAYADFLTQAFQQKAEATKAIGAILAEAGPLNLDDKTWERFVAVPERNRLREFRRKVDEWQAKSPAAPPRAMVLNDAPRPMQPVVFVRGNPGNRGPSVPRQYLEVVAGDQRKPFTQGSGRLEMAKAIADPNNPLTARVMVNRVWGHLFGQALVRTPSDFGTRGEPPTHPELLDWLAGQFMKDGWSIKKLHQRIVLSATYRQSSTVEPWMARDDAENRLLGRMNRKRFTFEELRDNLLQTAGQLQHEIGGRSEDLFKEPFTKRRALYGFVDRQNLPGTFRSFDFALPDTHAPQRFQTTVPQQALYLLNNPFVLQQAQAIASMPLGNSPTEQATQLYHRILQRAPSAAELQLATQFLQGPTVSASTEWTYGYGNLDEKTQRVSRFTSFPHQTGSAWQGGATLPDSKLGWATLNAQGGHAGSNPDFTVIRRWTAPEDGKLTITGQFTHRNAQGDGVRGRFVSSQHGVLGDWTVHNSQQTLTVKELTVAKGETIDFVVDCRKEVSFDSFASTYEIQLVTEKGRKTFDSKDEFVAGPPPTPVNPRTQLAQILLLSNEFAFVD; the protein is encoded by the coding sequence AAGAAACTTCCCGATGCAGTGATTGCCAATTTCACCCAATGGATCGATGCGGGAGCACCCTTTCCAGCAACTCGAGTTGCAAAAGATCCGAATGATGCGCATTGGGCTTTTCAGCCAATCAAGAGTACCGCGCCACCTGTGGTGAAGGGCACCGTTCGCAATGAAATCGACCAGTTTGTACTGCAAAAGCTCACTGCAACCGGACATACGCTGAATCCACAGGCCGATCCCCGCACGCTGGTGCGTCGGGTTTACCGTGATTTGACGGGACTTTACCCCACCGCAGAGCAGTTGACAGAAGCATTAACAAACTTTAATGATGCAAAATATGAGCAAATTGTGAAGGATCTGCTGGCCTCCCCACGTTATGGAGAGCAACAGGCACGCCACTGGATGGACCTGGCACGCTATGCAGATACCAAGGGGTATGTTTTTCAGGAAGATCGTAACTATCCCTATGCCTATACCTACCGCGAGTGGCTGATCAATGCGTTTAATGCCGATCTGCCATATAGCGATTTGGTAATATTGCAATTGGCTGCGGATCAGGTGGTAAAACCAGGAGATTCACCCGCACCGCTGGCAGCAATGGGTTTTTTAACCGTGGGTCGGCGATTCCTCAATAACACCCACGATATTATTGATGACCGCCTGGATACCACGTTCCGCACCTTTCAGGGGTTAACGGTCAGTTGTGCACGGTGCCACGACCACAAGTTCGATCCGATTCCAATTAAGGATTACTATTCGCTCTATGGGGTGTTTGCCTCGTCCACCGAACCGAAAGATTTGCCTTTGCTGATGAAGCCGGAACAGATGCCTGGCTACAAAGAGTTTCAGCAGGAATTGACCAACCGTCAACAGGTAGCGAACGACTATTTCACCACCCTGACAACGAAATATCTGGCCGAGTGGCGGGATGCAAACAATCTGGCAAACTACCTGCAGGGTGCGTACAAGGCCCGAAAATTACCCACTGCCGCTGTGGGGCTGATTGCTAATGAGAAAAAGTTAAACATTCGCATGTTTGAGGCTTGGGTGACCTTTTTGAAGCCCCGGCTGAAGACGGAAGACCCCATATTTGGTGTGTTGGCGGCAATCTGGTCGATCAACGATACCGAATTCGCGAAAGAGGCACCAAGTGCGATTCAGAAAGTGCTTGCAGGCAAAACGATCCATCCCACTGTCCGTGGGGCGTTCGAAAATCGCAAAATTGCCACAAGTGACGATGTGACAAAAGCTTACGCCGATTTCCTTACCCAGGCTTTTCAGCAGAAAGCCGAAGCAACGAAAGCAATTGGTGCGATTCTTGCCGAAGCGGGTCCGCTGAATCTGGATGATAAGACTTGGGAACGCTTTGTTGCGGTTCCAGAACGAAATCGCCTGCGGGAATTTCGCCGCAAAGTGGATGAATGGCAGGCGAAATCTCCTGCCGCACCACCACGGGCAATGGTGCTGAATGATGCCCCACGTCCGATGCAGCCTGTAGTGTTTGTTCGTGGCAATCCAGGCAATCGTGGGCCATCGGTCCCACGTCAATACCTCGAAGTGGTTGCGGGTGACCAACGCAAGCCGTTTACACAAGGTTCGGGCCGTCTGGAAATGGCAAAAGCGATTGCCGACCCCAACAACCCACTAACCGCCCGTGTGATGGTAAACCGTGTGTGGGGCCACCTGTTTGGTCAGGCACTGGTGCGAACTCCCAGTGATTTTGGCACTCGGGGCGAGCCACCGACGCACCCGGAATTGCTGGATTGGCTGGCGGGGCAGTTCATGAAGGATGGATGGAGTATCAAAAAACTGCACCAGCGAATCGTGCTGTCGGCCACCTATCGCCAATCAAGCACGGTCGAACCATGGATGGCCCGCGACGATGCGGAAAATCGCCTGCTTGGTCGGATGAATCGCAAACGCTTTACCTTTGAGGAGTTACGCGATAATCTGCTGCAAACAGCCGGGCAACTGCAACATGAAATCGGTGGGCGTTCGGAAGATCTGTTCAAAGAACCGTTTACCAAAAGACGAGCGTTGTATGGCTTTGTCGATCGGCAGAATCTGCCCGGCACCTTCCGCTCGTTCGATTTCGCTTTGCCGGACACCCACGCCCCACAACGCTTCCAGACCACTGTGCCACAACAGGCACTTTACCTGCTGAACAACCCCTTTGTACTGCAACAGGCCCAGGCCATTGCCAGCATGCCACTTGGGAATTCTCCCACAGAACAGGCAACGCAACTGTACCATCGAATCCTGCAGCGTGCCCCCAGTGCTGCGGAATTGCAACTGGCAACGCAGTTTCTGCAAGGGCCCACGGTGAGCGCAAGTACTGAATGGACCTACGGTTACGGCAATCTGGATGAAAAGACACAGCGGGTCTCGCGTTTTACCAGCTTCCCACATCAGACGGGAAGTGCCTGGCAGGGCGGGGCCACGTTGCCGGATAGTAAGCTGGGCTGGGCGACGCTGAATGCACAGGGGGGACACGCGGGCAGCAATCCGGACTTTACCGTCATTCGACGCTGGACCGCACCCGAGGATGGTAAATTGACGATTACTGGCCAGTTCACCCACCGTAATGCTCAGGGTGACGGGGTGCGTGGCCGATTTGTCAGTTCGCAGCACGGCGTTTTGGGTGACTGGACTGTCCACAACAGCCAGCAAACGCTTACGGTGAAAGAACTTACGGTTGCCAAAGGAGAAACAATCGATTTTGTGGTGGATTGCCGCAAAGAAGTATCGTTCGACAGTTTTGCCAGCACTTACGAGATTCAATTGGTGACCGAAAAGGGCAGAAAAACGTTCGATTCGAAAGATGAATTCGTTGCCGGCCCCCCACCCACACCAGTCAATCCCCGCACTCAACTGGCCCAGATCCTGCTGTTAAGCAACGAATTCGCCTTCGTGGATTGA
- a CDS encoding choice-of-anchor A family protein, whose amino-acid sequence MMDRTTTLTLNQLEARDNPTIYGLGVATDFNLFALESINVYNSDIGGRVAVGQNANINNYGLGHELTNSNGTRDDLIVEGNLTFNNGQVFNGNIVYGGAASLNSIGVPNGTVRQEAGVVDFAAAQAELEQTSDIFCAETPNGTTRFTRRVLTLAGNHPTINIFEVHASQLETAHSIILLVPPGSDVLINVRGLDVDIHNLGLHFRGADCDDILWNFCSAETLDMSAVDWQGSILAPRTDVRFDNGQMHGTMVARNYVGNGQLHNCTSTFAFDIPEYANISGLVFIDQFDGNGFRNSTYDPGEEFPLVEVDITGVDILGRAVNRTEVTVDDGTYQFVNLWPGEYDVAAVVPDAFQTSTEDGIPGSLGGTPAPNSILNILANPGDDGTDYQIYFVDALN is encoded by the coding sequence ATGATGGATCGGACAACAACACTGACTTTGAACCAATTGGAAGCACGTGATAACCCCACCATTTATGGTTTGGGCGTTGCCACGGACTTTAACCTGTTTGCGTTGGAAAGCATTAATGTTTACAACAGCGATATTGGTGGTCGGGTTGCGGTGGGGCAGAATGCCAACATCAACAACTATGGCCTGGGGCATGAACTCACCAATTCCAACGGCACCCGCGATGACCTGATTGTGGAAGGCAACCTCACCTTCAACAACGGGCAGGTGTTCAATGGCAACATCGTTTATGGTGGGGCAGCATCGCTGAACAGCATTGGCGTGCCCAATGGCACCGTGCGGCAGGAAGCTGGCGTGGTGGATTTTGCAGCAGCTCAGGCCGAACTGGAGCAGACTTCCGACATTTTCTGTGCAGAAACCCCCAACGGCACCACCCGATTTACCCGCCGGGTGCTGACGCTGGCAGGTAATCATCCCACGATCAACATTTTTGAAGTGCATGCCAGCCAGTTGGAAACCGCCCACAGCATTATTCTGCTGGTCCCACCTGGCTCCGACGTGCTGATCAATGTGCGTGGGCTGGATGTCGACATTCACAATCTGGGCCTGCATTTCCGTGGGGCCGATTGCGACGATATTTTGTGGAACTTCTGCAGTGCCGAAACGCTGGATATGTCGGCGGTGGACTGGCAGGGGAGCATTTTAGCCCCACGCACCGATGTTCGGTTTGATAACGGGCAGATGCACGGCACGATGGTTGCCCGCAATTACGTGGGGAATGGCCAGCTTCACAATTGCACCAGCACCTTTGCCTTCGATATCCCGGAATATGCCAACATCAGTGGGCTGGTTTTCATTGACCAATTCGACGGAAATGGCTTCCGCAACAGCACTTACGATCCAGGTGAAGAGTTCCCACTGGTCGAAGTGGACATTACCGGTGTCGACATCCTTGGGCGGGCAGTGAATCGCACAGAAGTGACCGTCGATGATGGCACCTACCAGTTTGTGAATTTGTGGCCCGGCGAATACGATGTTGCCGCCGTGGTGCCAGATGCCTTCCAGACCAGCACCGAAGATGGCATTCCGGGTAGCCTCGGTGGCACACCCGCACCGAACAGTATTCTGAATATTCTGGCGAACCCGGGTGATGATGGTACCGATTACCAGATTTACTTTGTCGACGCACTGAACTAA